From the genome of Polyangiaceae bacterium, one region includes:
- a CDS encoding caspase family protein yields MSGASESSGQTTLPSGFTITWAADGKRPDGTSVWLDRSVAPGHDSLSLLVFRASGPFADLTLPAESTTIALRSFPALDEIWALYLLARKQRGQDVPAAWEAMCRYAGDVRQGLWPDRVAPEHAVQAVYLALAQHHLLNDPPKRDEFISEALAFCCIVGDKLAKGARLYDDDLVKGEARLERYVALLAQDRLLYDEDLGRAKKFFAELGGDMTPAGVTRSLPLLAITRPISTQFKLWARTDSAAPGGRGYPLLLIAHDQKMIVLSADPASRAKIGGLAKALSDREKQKRSGQELPWYDGKDHGGTLVAAPREGTLLSIDEVIECLSKDLRLRPIRQGGSRGKTIAIAAASAALLAGAVIFGLSLQKTTPTKVASTVQTSTELAEVDEGEGLAAASGDKPRGSKGDPLSPAEVINLIEKTDGPRSIVPYALIAGVCGYEGDHKLHAPCRDARAMRDLLIQKYGYKRENIVYLVDKPEPGDTSDGNPTAEQLKLAVEKFRAKFGDKDDSSFLFYYSGHGGYIKGARQDYGVLQPSEFFDKRADLPNSHKGWDMQDLLGDIRKGVPSKHVMLLLDCCYSGWAVGAKGDDELEAHVGSLWKERAEVVLTAASKGQRAWEDDPEERAWAWGGHSVMTAFILEALTLGAEGTAAADANTDHVVTDEELAKFIKERVPASVKAQKNTKQTPTLFRFDASLPKRGQFLFIPRSE; encoded by the coding sequence ATGAGCGGCGCTTCGGAATCGTCGGGACAAACGACGTTGCCGTCGGGGTTTACCATAACATGGGCCGCCGATGGCAAACGGCCCGACGGAACTTCCGTATGGCTCGACCGGAGCGTCGCACCCGGTCACGATTCCCTTTCTTTGCTCGTCTTTCGCGCATCCGGGCCCTTTGCAGATCTCACGCTCCCGGCAGAATCCACCACGATTGCATTGCGATCGTTTCCGGCGCTCGACGAAATCTGGGCGCTTTATTTGCTCGCACGCAAGCAGCGAGGGCAGGACGTTCCCGCAGCGTGGGAAGCGATGTGTCGTTATGCGGGTGATGTTCGGCAGGGACTATGGCCCGATCGCGTTGCTCCGGAGCATGCGGTGCAAGCCGTCTATTTGGCGCTTGCGCAGCACCATTTGCTGAACGATCCGCCGAAGCGCGACGAATTCATCAGCGAAGCGCTCGCGTTTTGCTGCATCGTCGGGGACAAACTCGCCAAAGGTGCCCGTCTCTACGACGACGATCTCGTCAAAGGCGAAGCGCGTCTCGAACGTTACGTGGCGCTCTTGGCGCAGGATCGATTGCTTTACGACGAAGACCTCGGGCGAGCGAAGAAGTTTTTCGCGGAGCTTGGTGGAGACATGACGCCCGCGGGTGTGACACGGAGTTTGCCGCTGCTCGCGATTACGAGGCCCATATCGACGCAATTCAAGCTTTGGGCGCGAACGGATTCGGCCGCACCGGGTGGTCGCGGGTATCCTCTTTTGCTCATCGCGCACGACCAAAAAATGATCGTGCTCAGCGCCGATCCTGCGAGCCGTGCCAAGATTGGTGGTTTGGCGAAAGCGCTCAGCGACCGGGAAAAACAGAAACGTTCTGGGCAAGAATTGCCATGGTACGATGGGAAAGACCATGGCGGAACGCTGGTCGCGGCTCCGCGTGAAGGCACGCTGCTATCGATCGACGAAGTGATCGAGTGTTTGAGCAAAGATTTACGTCTCAGGCCCATCCGGCAAGGTGGATCTCGTGGAAAAACCATCGCCATCGCCGCCGCGTCGGCGGCGTTGCTTGCAGGCGCTGTAATTTTTGGGCTTTCGCTGCAGAAAACAACGCCGACGAAGGTCGCATCCACGGTGCAGACGTCGACTGAATTGGCGGAAGTCGACGAAGGTGAAGGTCTTGCGGCGGCGAGTGGTGACAAACCTCGTGGAAGCAAGGGCGATCCTCTTTCACCTGCTGAAGTCATCAATCTCATCGAAAAAACGGACGGGCCTCGTTCCATCGTTCCGTATGCGCTCATTGCGGGCGTGTGCGGGTACGAAGGCGACCACAAGCTTCATGCGCCGTGTCGCGACGCGCGCGCGATGCGCGATTTGCTGATTCAAAAATACGGATACAAGCGTGAAAACATCGTGTATCTCGTGGACAAACCCGAGCCAGGCGACACGTCCGATGGGAATCCCACGGCCGAACAGCTCAAATTGGCCGTCGAAAAGTTCCGCGCGAAATTCGGCGATAAGGACGATAGCTCATTTCTCTTTTATTATTCGGGGCACGGGGGATACATCAAGGGTGCGCGACAGGATTACGGAGTCCTTCAGCCGTCGGAATTTTTCGACAAACGCGCGGACCTGCCAAACTCGCACAAGGGTTGGGACATGCAGGACCTTTTGGGCGACATACGCAAAGGGGTGCCTTCGAAACACGTGATGCTCTTGCTCGATTGTTGTTACAGCGGGTGGGCCGTTGGGGCCAAAGGCGACGACGAGCTTGAAGCGCATGTCGGATCGTTATGGAAAGAGCGCGCGGAGGTCGTATTGACCGCGGCAAGCAAAGGGCAACGCGCGTGGGAGGACGATCCGGAGGAGCGCGCGTGGGCGTGGGGAGGGCATTCCGTGATGACGGCGTTCATTCTCGAGGCGCTCACGTTGGGCGCCGAGGGGACGGCTGCAGCGGACGCGAATACGGATCATGTCGTGACGGACGAGGAATTGGCCAAGTTCATCAAGGAACGGGTTCCGGCGTCCGTGAAGGCGCAAAAGAACACGAAGCAAACGCCCACGCTTTTCCGCTTCGATGCGTCCCTGCCGAAGCGCGGGCAGTTCTTGTTCATCCCACGTTCCGAATAG
- a CDS encoding DUF4114 domain-containing protein, with protein sequence MRKRAFPIFFTIATVTSSHALALTQPDGTTIPVGNGLQDMFNGRGENINALTDAATTPETFIPSCGLTFTVLQRNAGYQNSFGWYNVTGQPPTQADLHEFLLCTDGVGTTKVLDIKNDPNYLGGEIGFFEGVGNCASPGNYINIFYSQKAYNPDGNQQNPFVHLLIYNSTATPNAFYFGWEDLLSGGDNDFDDLTTFVTGITCAGGGGPCNTGNSGICADGTMQCQSGVLSCVQSNQPAAEKCDGLDNDCNAVVDDGDLCEAGKVCDKGTCVPKCNGGEFVCGQGEVCNANGLCVDIKCAAVTCESGQKCKEGNCVGPCDGVVCPHGQVCRVGVCVDPCAAITCDSGQVCVNGVCTDDCNCVKCAAGNTCQPDGRCLNDACIGISCNAGEYCDANGACQDACTGAVCPEGQICMMGQCIDDPNPGSGGSGQGGNFVGAGGNFVGAGGMEMTGGMGGLGGMGGMGGVGANAATGGNGVGSGSTCGCHVIGDEQSGKTGFLVLLASAAALAHGRRRRR encoded by the coding sequence ATGCGCAAACGAGCCTTCCCCATTTTTTTCACGATCGCCACGGTTACCTCGAGCCACGCGTTGGCCCTGACTCAGCCTGATGGGACGACGATTCCCGTTGGAAATGGCTTGCAGGACATGTTCAACGGTCGTGGCGAAAACATCAACGCGTTGACGGATGCAGCGACGACGCCCGAAACGTTCATCCCTTCGTGCGGCCTTACATTCACCGTTTTGCAGCGCAACGCGGGATATCAAAATTCGTTCGGCTGGTACAACGTGACGGGTCAGCCGCCGACGCAGGCGGATCTGCACGAATTTTTGCTGTGCACCGACGGTGTCGGCACGACGAAGGTGCTCGACATCAAAAATGATCCCAATTACCTGGGCGGTGAAATCGGGTTCTTCGAGGGCGTAGGTAACTGCGCGTCACCGGGCAATTACATCAATATCTTCTACAGCCAAAAGGCATACAACCCGGACGGCAACCAGCAAAATCCATTCGTCCACCTGCTCATTTACAACAGCACGGCGACGCCCAATGCGTTTTACTTCGGCTGGGAAGATTTGCTTTCGGGCGGCGACAACGATTTCGACGACCTGACGACGTTCGTCACGGGTATCACGTGTGCGGGCGGTGGAGGGCCTTGCAATACGGGGAATTCGGGTATTTGCGCTGATGGCACGATGCAATGCCAAAGCGGGGTGCTTTCGTGCGTGCAATCGAATCAGCCAGCGGCCGAAAAATGCGACGGGCTCGACAACGATTGCAATGCAGTCGTCGACGATGGCGATTTGTGCGAGGCCGGAAAAGTGTGCGACAAGGGGACTTGCGTACCGAAATGCAATGGCGGCGAATTCGTCTGCGGTCAGGGCGAAGTATGCAATGCCAATGGCCTGTGCGTCGACATCAAGTGCGCAGCCGTCACGTGCGAATCGGGACAAAAGTGCAAAGAAGGCAATTGCGTGGGCCCGTGTGACGGGGTCGTTTGTCCGCACGGACAGGTTTGTCGCGTCGGAGTTTGCGTCGATCCGTGCGCTGCCATTACGTGCGATTCGGGACAGGTCTGCGTCAATGGCGTGTGCACCGACGATTGCAATTGCGTGAAATGCGCAGCCGGCAATACCTGCCAACCCGATGGCCGTTGCTTGAACGATGCGTGCATCGGCATATCTTGCAATGCGGGCGAATATTGCGATGCGAATGGCGCTTGCCAAGACGCGTGCACCGGGGCTGTTTGTCCGGAAGGACAAATTTGCATGATGGGACAATGCATCGACGATCCCAATCCAGGTTCGGGCGGTAGCGGCCAAGGAGGCAATTTCGTCGGCGCTGGCGGAAACTTCGTGGGCGCCGGAGGCATGGAAATGACGGGCGGTATGGGCGGATTGGGAGGAATGGGCGGCATGGGAGGCGTCGGCGCCAATGCAGCAACGGGTGGAAACGGCGTTGGATCAGGGAGCACGTGCGGATGTCACGTCATTGGCGACGAACAATCCGGCAAAACTGGGTTTTTGGTGTTGCTTGCAAGCGCAGCGGCGCTCGCTCACGGCAGGCGCCGTCGGCGATGA
- a CDS encoding FHA domain-containing protein, translating to MSMFTVVVDDAQGQPTRMSFSTSTQTVVIGRGKTCQVLVASNGASRQHALLTFAGGQFTIADRGTTNGTYVNTTRIQDVLALAPGDTIEIGGIFLHIEADASVWTNPRPFAWGKPSVRERKSSNKKPQPPSNKAVNLSDLDTDTFLAVRSVSADVRIDGPLATTNLVITFHNDLGRTIEGDLVFPLPPMAALRSLVVKIGGRSMTGKVRRRERAQAEYQRALEAGASAALGESEGEDLARLRIAPIEHGEDVEVSLTVDQMLLPISDGHRLIVPLTYMPRYVEAGSELNETEKAALNRPRPLTLAARATAAVHIAHPDGKTPSIRCVSHKVSTKPGERETVIELRDAALDRDLQIEIADRPRGDKPAIWICHDAANGPDDNGPTTTVAIVPPAFADEGVTIARNVVFLVDRSGSMQGAPMASAIRAVRGALRSLGPDDRFNVIAFDNQLEALAFATVPFDDATLSAADAFISRITARGGTEAQMALQAALKPELSPGVPVAIEKLPPRDQTYRLRVVVFMTDGDVAYACGVLRHATDKLFDTRVHVLGIGDAVNHSMLAELAELGGGTYTPVATNEDLEKALVRLKNAITAPLWTGIRVLVERDGERKAPKMLEPPGPIDLFAAEPVLFSFRGPLSPGDKLVLVGQKAEGEDQRVAVELSVPANARAEGAATAWALLRNRRLTYRFDPADDDTLEGLGTAFGVVNRKVALVAVDSEQRQAPIEGHVPVVLPQPHNMRSAPVASAARAGGYGPPPPIGAAPVRFGGPPPPPPMMALGAPPPAPGGFGPPPPGFGPPPPGFGPPPPGFGPPPAPPGFGPTPPGFGPPPMPSAPQIGPPPPPAPAYGAPPPMAGFGPPPPPAMGAPPPAPPAPMRMAAPSPPSAAKPASSSAGSLSFTNDDAGLRALLLHQKADGLFGGDIASTLAAVAALVGHGHTAREGLFRAELRRTTMTLRSKLPSLSGNEQLLARLALALLVMPHGDPAPEGLPAEMAAKLEGLSLSDLPEARAKVRSVLAIAPSGWDGSPLAMSIKQAFL from the coding sequence ATGTCGATGTTCACGGTCGTCGTCGATGACGCTCAAGGCCAGCCAACGCGGATGTCGTTTTCAACATCGACGCAAACGGTCGTCATCGGGCGTGGAAAAACCTGCCAAGTCCTGGTTGCTTCGAACGGCGCCTCGCGACAGCACGCTTTGCTCACGTTTGCCGGTGGACAGTTCACCATCGCGGACCGTGGCACGACGAACGGCACGTACGTCAACACCACGCGCATCCAGGATGTTCTCGCCCTCGCCCCGGGTGACACGATCGAAATTGGAGGCATTTTCTTGCACATCGAGGCGGATGCGTCGGTTTGGACAAACCCTCGCCCATTCGCCTGGGGCAAACCCTCCGTGCGCGAAAGAAAAAGCTCGAACAAGAAGCCTCAACCGCCAAGCAACAAGGCCGTCAACCTGTCGGACCTCGACACCGACACCTTCCTTGCAGTCCGAAGCGTCTCCGCCGACGTTCGTATCGACGGACCGCTTGCGACGACAAACCTCGTCATCACCTTTCATAACGACCTCGGGCGCACGATCGAAGGCGATTTGGTCTTTCCGCTGCCCCCGATGGCGGCTCTCCGCAGCCTCGTCGTGAAAATCGGTGGTCGCAGCATGACGGGCAAAGTTCGCCGTCGCGAGCGAGCGCAAGCCGAATACCAAAGGGCACTCGAAGCAGGAGCATCCGCCGCCCTTGGCGAATCCGAAGGCGAAGACTTGGCGCGCTTGCGTATTGCGCCCATCGAGCATGGGGAAGACGTCGAAGTGTCGCTCACGGTCGACCAAATGCTCTTGCCCATTTCCGATGGCCACCGGCTCATCGTGCCGCTCACGTACATGCCCCGGTACGTCGAAGCCGGCAGCGAGCTCAATGAAACCGAAAAAGCCGCATTGAACAGGCCTCGTCCATTGACGCTCGCGGCCCGAGCGACCGCCGCCGTCCACATTGCCCATCCCGATGGCAAAACGCCCTCGATTCGATGTGTTTCGCATAAAGTGTCCACCAAGCCGGGCGAACGCGAAACGGTCATCGAATTGCGCGACGCGGCGCTCGACCGTGACCTGCAAATTGAAATTGCCGACAGACCTCGCGGAGACAAACCCGCGATATGGATTTGTCACGATGCGGCGAATGGCCCGGACGACAATGGTCCGACGACGACCGTTGCCATCGTACCTCCAGCGTTCGCCGACGAAGGCGTCACGATTGCGCGCAATGTGGTGTTTTTGGTCGATCGCTCGGGCTCGATGCAAGGTGCTCCCATGGCGTCGGCCATTCGTGCCGTTCGCGGTGCATTGCGGTCGCTCGGTCCTGACGATCGGTTCAACGTCATTGCATTCGACAATCAGCTCGAGGCGCTCGCGTTTGCCACCGTGCCTTTCGACGATGCGACGCTCTCCGCGGCAGACGCCTTCATTTCGCGCATCACCGCTCGCGGCGGCACCGAAGCGCAAATGGCCCTGCAGGCAGCCTTGAAGCCGGAATTGTCGCCGGGCGTGCCGGTCGCCATTGAAAAGCTCCCGCCGCGTGACCAAACGTATCGCTTGCGCGTCGTCGTATTCATGACCGACGGAGACGTGGCGTACGCATGCGGCGTATTGCGTCACGCCACGGACAAACTATTCGACACGCGCGTGCACGTGCTCGGCATTGGTGACGCCGTCAATCATTCGATGCTCGCGGAGCTTGCCGAGCTGGGTGGGGGCACGTATACGCCCGTCGCGACGAACGAGGACCTCGAAAAAGCGCTCGTGCGATTGAAGAACGCAATCACGGCGCCCTTGTGGACGGGCATTCGAGTGCTCGTCGAACGTGATGGTGAACGAAAAGCACCCAAAATGCTCGAGCCTCCCGGCCCCATTGATTTGTTTGCCGCCGAGCCGGTTCTATTTTCATTCCGAGGGCCGCTCAGCCCAGGCGACAAGCTCGTGCTCGTGGGGCAAAAAGCCGAAGGGGAAGATCAACGCGTGGCGGTGGAATTGTCGGTCCCTGCGAATGCGCGCGCGGAAGGAGCCGCTACGGCATGGGCGCTCCTTCGCAATCGGCGTCTCACGTATCGATTCGATCCCGCCGACGACGACACGCTCGAAGGGCTTGGCACGGCGTTTGGCGTGGTCAATCGCAAAGTGGCGCTCGTGGCGGTCGATTCCGAACAGCGGCAAGCTCCGATTGAAGGGCACGTGCCCGTGGTATTGCCGCAACCGCACAACATGAGGTCTGCGCCGGTTGCATCCGCCGCGCGAGCGGGTGGATATGGTCCGCCTCCGCCGATCGGAGCCGCACCCGTGCGATTCGGTGGGCCCCCGCCGCCTCCGCCCATGATGGCATTGGGTGCCCCGCCGCCTGCACCCGGTGGATTTGGCCCGCCTCCTCCTGGATTTGGCCCGCCTCCTCCTGGATTTGGCCCGCCTCCTCCTGGATTTGGCCCGCCGCCCGCTCCGCCCGGGTTTGGCCCAACGCCTCCTGGATTTGGCCCGCCGCCGATGCCGAGTGCACCGCAAATTGGCCCGCCGCCTCCACCAGCCCCAGCTTATGGTGCGCCACCTCCAATGGCAGGCTTTGGCCCACCGCCGCCGCCGGCCATGGGTGCGCCACCCCCAGCTCCGCCGGCGCCCATGCGCATGGCGGCGCCGTCACCTCCATCCGCAGCAAAACCCGCCTCGAGCTCCGCAGGGTCGCTTTCTTTCACGAACGACGATGCTGGGTTGCGAGCGCTCTTGCTCCATCAAAAAGCCGACGGCCTTTTTGGAGGCGATATTGCGTCGACGCTCGCGGCGGTCGCCGCATTGGTTGGTCATGGCCATACGGCCCGCGAAGGCTTGTTCCGGGCCGAGCTTCGACGCACGACGATGACCCTGCGCAGCAAGCTTCCGAGTTTGTCCGGCAATGAGCAGCTCCTGGCACGGCTCGCGCTCGCCCTTCTGGTCATGCCTCACGGCGACCCCGCGCCCGAGGGGCTCCCTGCTGAAATGGCGGCGAAACTCGAAGGTTTGTCGCTTTCCGATCTGCCCGAAGCGCGGGCGAAGGTGCGATCTGTTTTGGCAATCGCACCTTCGGGCTGGGACGGTTCACCGCTTGCAATGTCAATCAAGCAAGCGTTCCTCTGA
- a CDS encoding acyl-CoA thioesterase, producing the protein MSRFHETWMGVYFDDLDAFQILHNARYLLLIERTIGSFWKHIGWGGVLDAQKNPDQFHLVRANTVEYLRPVIGVCDVRVRVWIAKLGRTSLTFGFRVLPTDEDTDYASGTRTIVRVDPTTHRPVPWTDNFREVLAPYRADISS; encoded by the coding sequence ATGTCACGGTTTCACGAAACATGGATGGGCGTCTATTTCGACGACCTCGATGCGTTTCAAATCCTGCACAACGCCCGCTACTTGCTCCTCATCGAGCGCACCATTGGTTCGTTTTGGAAACACATCGGCTGGGGCGGCGTGCTCGATGCACAGAAAAATCCCGACCAATTCCACCTGGTACGCGCCAACACGGTGGAGTACCTGCGGCCGGTGATCGGCGTGTGCGACGTCCGCGTGCGCGTTTGGATCGCCAAACTCGGCCGAACGAGCCTCACCTTCGGCTTCCGCGTGCTGCCCACCGACGAAGACACCGATTACGCGTCGGGAACTCGAACGATCGTGCGTGTCGATCCGACGACGCACCGCCCAGTGCCTTGGACCGACAACTTCCGCGAAGTGCTCGCACCCTACCGCGCCGATATAAGCTCGTAG
- a CDS encoding OmpA family protein has product MLLAVPLTAAAQESTDAPKLALQRFHPSQAGDRLFGVQSPYVAGHVTAHAVLMFDYAHNPLVVRTADGESLGSIVDNQMFAHVNASFALWNRLQVNVNLPLALVQTGENPAVDGRTFASPSGFALGDVRLGARLRIIGNYYDAFQLGIGGYMWVPSGGGNFVTDGVVRGLPQLIIGGRIGRSMYTAAVGPELRPAQNLYGAVDQGAMISGGLGYAMFFGEEENIQIGAEGSFSTVLSGPTAYNTNAELLFSGRFRFAKVLEAGIGAGPGLTGGVGTPDVRVVALFGYSPPVEKDVDTDGDGIFDKQDACRLEPGPSNADKSKHGCPPPPDKDKDGIIDAKDACIDVPGVPSDIEHKNGCPPDKDGDGIIDSKDACVDVPGVANDDAKKNGCPPDKDGDGIIDAKDACVDVPGVTNDDPAKNGCPPDRDGDGVADKDDACADIPGVKTQDPATNGCPGDTDGDGIRDDKDACPQEKGAADKDPKQNGCPKVVRVTETEIFILQQVQFDTAKSTIKKVSDALLDEVAGVLKDHPEITKIEVQGHTDDRGGKKLNEKLSDDRAKAVMAALVKRGIDASRLTAKGYGQDVPIGDNKTAEGRQKNRRVQFVILEKKPKTAPKR; this is encoded by the coding sequence ATGCTCCTTGCGGTACCGTTGACGGCAGCCGCGCAGGAGTCAACCGACGCCCCGAAGTTGGCGCTCCAACGATTTCACCCATCGCAGGCCGGCGATCGGTTATTTGGGGTACAGTCGCCTTACGTTGCGGGTCACGTAACGGCACACGCGGTGCTCATGTTCGACTACGCACACAATCCGCTCGTGGTCCGGACGGCGGACGGCGAGTCGCTTGGGTCGATTGTCGACAATCAGATGTTTGCGCACGTGAATGCGTCGTTTGCGCTTTGGAATCGATTGCAGGTCAACGTGAATCTGCCATTGGCGCTCGTGCAGACCGGGGAAAATCCGGCGGTGGATGGGCGGACGTTCGCGTCGCCGTCGGGTTTTGCGCTGGGTGATGTGCGTCTTGGGGCGCGTCTACGGATCATCGGGAACTATTACGATGCCTTCCAGCTTGGAATTGGAGGCTATATGTGGGTTCCGAGCGGCGGGGGGAATTTCGTGACCGATGGCGTGGTGCGTGGATTGCCGCAGCTCATCATCGGCGGTCGTATCGGCAGATCGATGTACACGGCAGCGGTGGGTCCCGAGCTTCGACCGGCGCAAAACCTTTATGGTGCCGTCGATCAAGGCGCGATGATCAGTGGTGGCCTTGGGTACGCGATGTTTTTCGGCGAAGAGGAAAACATCCAGATCGGCGCGGAAGGTTCGTTTTCGACGGTTCTCAGCGGGCCGACGGCGTACAACACGAACGCGGAATTGCTTTTCAGTGGGCGCTTCCGTTTCGCAAAAGTGCTCGAAGCGGGCATTGGGGCAGGTCCTGGGTTGACTGGAGGTGTTGGGACGCCGGACGTGCGAGTCGTGGCGCTGTTCGGGTATTCGCCGCCGGTGGAGAAGGACGTCGATACGGACGGCGATGGCATTTTCGACAAGCAGGATGCCTGTCGGCTCGAGCCGGGGCCATCGAATGCGGACAAGTCGAAGCATGGTTGTCCGCCGCCGCCGGACAAGGACAAGGACGGCATCATCGACGCGAAGGACGCGTGTATCGACGTGCCTGGCGTGCCGAGCGACATCGAGCACAAGAATGGCTGTCCGCCCGACAAGGACGGTGACGGTATCATCGACAGCAAGGATGCTTGTGTCGACGTGCCCGGCGTGGCGAACGATGATGCGAAGAAGAATGGTTGTCCGCCGGATAAGGATGGCGACGGCATCATTGACGCGAAGGACGCGTGTGTGGACGTGCCTGGCGTGACGAACGACGATCCGGCGAAGAATGGTTGTCCGCCGGATAGGGATGGCGATGGCGTGGCCGACAAGGACGACGCATGTGCGGACATTCCGGGCGTCAAGACGCAGGATCCGGCGACGAACGGTTGTCCGGGCGATACGGATGGCGATGGGATTCGCGACGACAAGGATGCGTGTCCGCAAGAGAAGGGCGCGGCCGACAAGGATCCGAAGCAAAATGGTTGTCCCAAGGTCGTTCGTGTGACGGAGACCGAGATCTTCATTTTGCAGCAGGTCCAATTCGACACGGCGAAGTCGACCATCAAGAAGGTCAGTGACGCACTGCTCGACGAGGTGGCTGGCGTGCTGAAGGATCATCCGGAGATTACGAAGATCGAGGTCCAAGGGCATACCGACGATCGCGGCGGCAAGAAGCTCAATGAGAAGCTTTCGGACGACCGGGCGAAGGCGGTCATGGCGGCGCTCGTCAAGCGCGGCATCGACGCCAGCCGGCTCACGGCGAAGGGTTATGGTCAGGACGTGCCGATTGGCGACAACAAGACGGCCGAAGGTCGCCAGAAGAACCGGCGCGTGCAGTTCGTGATTCTGGAGAAGAAACCGAAGACGGCGCCGAAGCGCTGA